The Afifella aestuarii genomic interval GGCTGCCGCGGCGAAATGGTTGCGGGAAACCCGCCGCGTTCGTTTGACCCGCTCGTCAAAACGTCTAAAACACGCCCAATTGCCCACCTCCTTAATGGCTGCATGGCGCCCGTCCTCCATATCCTCAACGGTCCAAATCTCAACCGTCTCGGTGTCCGGGAACCGTCGATCTATGGGATGGCTACGCTTGCCGATATCGAAGCGATGTTGCGTGACCGCCTTCAGGAGCGGGGGTACGATTTGATTTTTCGTCAGACCAACCATGAAGGCGAACTCGTCGAGTTCGTCCATGCGGCGGATGGCGCGAAGGGTGTGGTGCTCAATGCGGGCGCCTACACCCACACTTCTGTGGCGCTCGCCGATGCGGTTCGTTCCATCGCTGCGCCCGTCATTGAAGTGCATTTGTCGAACGTCTTCGCTCGCGAAGCGTTCAGACACCATTCTTATATCGCGCCGGTGGCGCAGGGTGTGGTCTGTGGCTTCGGCGCGCAGTCCTACTGGCTGGCAGCCGAGGCGCTGATCGAGATGAACGAGGCCGGGAGGCTTGAGACTTAGGCATGGCTGAAAAGAAGCGTGCGATCGACAAGGAGCTGGTGCGTGAGCTGGCCGAGCTCCTGAAGGAAACCGAGCTTTCCGAGATCGAAATCGAAAACGAAGATTTGCGCATCCGCGTGGCGCGCAATCTGGGGCCGGCGCCGGCGGCGAATTATGCCGTCTCCGTGCCGGCGGAAGCTGCACCCTCCGCACGCGACGCGGCGGATGCACCGGAAGCGATGGACGATCCGAGCCGGCATCCGGGCTGTGTTCCTTCGCCCATGGTGGGCACGGTCTACCGTGCGCCCGCGCCAGGCGCGCGGCCTTTCGTCGAAATCGGCGATACGGTGCGCGAAGGCCAGACGGTCCTCATCGTGGAAGCGATGAAGCACATGAACGAAGTCGCGGCTCCGCATTCCGGACGCGTCAGCGCCGTCCTCGTCGAGGATGGCCAGCCGGTGGAATACGGCGAGCCCCTGTTGATCATCGAATGAGACGAACAGGCGGGCCGATGTTTTCCAAGGTTCTAATCGCCAATCGCGGGGAAATCGCACTCAGGATCCTGCGTGCCTGCAAGGAGCTGGGCGTGCAGACCGTGGCTGTGCACTCGACCGCCGATGCGGACGCCATGCATGTGCGTCTCGCCGACGAGAGCGTGTGTATCGGTCCGCCTTCGGCTTCCCAGAGTTATCTCAACATTCCGACGATCGTCTCCGCCTGCGAGATCACGGGCGCAGACGCCGTGCATCCAGGCTACGGCTTTCTGTCGGAAAACGCGCGCTTTGCCGATATTCTCGCCGCCCACGGCATCACCTTCATCGGCCCGACGGCCGAGCATATCCGCCTGATGGGCGACAAGGTGCAGGCCAAGGAAACGGCGATGGCGCTCGGCATCCCCGTCGTCCCGGGCTCCAAGGGCGCGATCACCGATGCCGCCGAAGCCTCGCGGATCGCCGCCGAAGTCGGCTACCCCGTCCTCTTGAAGGCCGCAGCCGGCGGCGGTGGCCGCGGCATGAAGGTGGCCAACGGGCCCGATGAAGTGGCGTCGGCGCTCGCAACCGCCAAAGCCGAAGCGATGGCGGCCTTCGGTGACGATTCCATGTATGTGGAAAAATACCTCGCCAATCCGCGCCACATCGAAGTTCAGGTCATGGGCGACGGCGAGGGGACAGCGATCCATCTCGGCGAGCGCGATTGTTCGCTGCAGCGTCGCCACCAGAAGGTCTGGGAAGAGGCGCCGTCTCCCGCCCTCAACGAGGAAGAGCGCAGCCGCATCGGCGAGACCGTCGCCAATGCCATGGCCAATCTCGGCTACCGCGGCGCCGGCACCGTCGAATTCCTCTACGAGAACGGCGAGTTCTATTTCATCGAAATGAACACCCGTCTGCAGGTGGAGCATCCGGTGACGGAAGCGGTGACGGGCATCGATCTCGTCGTCGAACAGCTTCGGGTCGCCGCC includes:
- the accC gene encoding acetyl-CoA carboxylase biotin carboxylase subunit, which translates into the protein MFSKVLIANRGEIALRILRACKELGVQTVAVHSTADADAMHVRLADESVCIGPPSASQSYLNIPTIVSACEITGADAVHPGYGFLSENARFADILAAHGITFIGPTAEHIRLMGDKVQAKETAMALGIPVVPGSKGAITDAAEASRIAAEVGYPVLLKAAAGGGGRGMKVANGPDEVASALATAKAEAMAAFGDDSMYVEKYLANPRHIEVQVMGDGEGTAIHLGERDCSLQRRHQKVWEEAPSPALNEEERSRIGETVANAMANLGYRGAGTVEFLYENGEFYFIEMNTRLQVEHPVTEAVTGIDLVVEQLRVAAGSPLSVRQEDVVIRGHAIECRINAENPETFSPSPGRISYYHPPGGLGVRVDSAVYQGYRVPPHYDSLIGKLIVYGRTRVECMMRLRRALDEFVVDGIETTLPLFRDLVANADIANGAYDIRWLEKFLAETSSRDKLIA
- the aroQ gene encoding type II 3-dehydroquinate dehydratase, producing the protein MAPVLHILNGPNLNRLGVREPSIYGMATLADIEAMLRDRLQERGYDLIFRQTNHEGELVEFVHAADGAKGVVLNAGAYTHTSVALADAVRSIAAPVIEVHLSNVFAREAFRHHSYIAPVAQGVVCGFGAQSYWLAAEALIEMNEAGRLET
- the accB gene encoding acetyl-CoA carboxylase biotin carboxyl carrier protein; translated protein: MAEKKRAIDKELVRELAELLKETELSEIEIENEDLRIRVARNLGPAPAANYAVSVPAEAAPSARDAADAPEAMDDPSRHPGCVPSPMVGTVYRAPAPGARPFVEIGDTVREGQTVLIVEAMKHMNEVAAPHSGRVSAVLVEDGQPVEYGEPLLIIE